In one Candidatus Cloacimonadota bacterium genomic region, the following are encoded:
- the mazG gene encoding nucleoside triphosphate pyrophosphohydrolase yields the protein MKEFDRLVEIMKILRDPEKGCPWDRLQTPESLRPHMIEEVYELSEAIDHKDDVHMKEELGDLLLHIVFQAKIAEEEGRFSLDDVLEAINDKMERRHPHIFGDIHVKDHQEVEHNWEKIKKKEKTARTSILEGLPKSLPALIKARRIQAKAATVGFDWDEVDLIFDKLKEEIQEFEQEYKTKDIEKMKDELGDILFALVNLARRLDIDPEFALDRTIKKFIKRFNFIEDELKEKIFSADLDEMEYYWQKAKEKDEE from the coding sequence ATGAAAGAATTTGATAGACTTGTTGAAATTATGAAAATCCTTCGCGATCCTGAAAAGGGCTGTCCCTGGGACAGACTACAAACACCCGAGTCACTTCGTCCTCACATGATCGAGGAAGTTTATGAACTCTCCGAAGCGATCGATCATAAAGATGATGTTCATATGAAAGAAGAGTTGGGTGATTTACTTCTTCATATCGTATTTCAAGCTAAGATTGCTGAAGAAGAGGGACGATTTTCACTGGATGATGTTCTGGAAGCGATCAATGATAAAATGGAAAGACGGCATCCTCATATTTTTGGCGATATACACGTTAAGGATCATCAAGAGGTTGAGCATAATTGGGAAAAGATCAAGAAGAAAGAAAAAACTGCTCGGACTTCAATTCTGGAAGGACTTCCCAAATCTCTTCCTGCTCTGATAAAAGCAAGGAGAATCCAGGCAAAAGCAGCAACCGTGGGCTTTGATTGGGATGAAGTTGATCTGATATTTGATAAACTCAAGGAAGAAATACAGGAATTTGAACAGGAATATAAGACCAAAGACATTGAAAAAATGAAAGATGAACTTGGAGATATTCTCTTCGCACTTGTCAATCTCGCACGTCGGCTTGACATCGATCCAGAATTCGCTCTTGATAGAACCATCAAGAAATTTATAAAGCGTTTCAATTTCATCGAGGATGAACTCAAAGAAAAGATTTTTTCTGCTGATCTTGATGAAATGGAGTATTACTGGCAAAAAGCCAAGGAAAAAGATGAAGAATAA
- a CDS encoding prepilin peptidase, which translates to MWLIWIIIIPCVGINLGWICALTVWQFPEKRNFFSSPICTQCKERLIPVYQIPILGFILTQCKCSHCKKSLPSYLLIIPVLSPILLILFFIKFELSVLFFQFGFLAIIAILIFFLDLYYRVIPDIITFPMMACGILFSFFNGLGFWFSLKGFALGAGVFILIALLFKLITKRDGLGGGDIKLIAMIGLFLGFQLTFLTIFLSSILGILIYAFSVKRNKILIPYGSFIIMAMFVSILIGNDIIRLYLQIWGL; encoded by the coding sequence ATGTGGTTGATCTGGATCATTATTATTCCTTGTGTGGGAATTAATCTTGGATGGATTTGTGCTCTAACTGTTTGGCAATTTCCCGAAAAACGAAATTTTTTCTCATCACCGATATGTACGCAGTGTAAAGAGCGGCTTATACCAGTTTATCAAATACCCATTTTAGGTTTTATACTTACTCAATGTAAATGCTCACATTGCAAAAAATCTCTTCCATCATATCTTCTTATAATACCGGTTTTATCACCGATCCTTTTAATTCTCTTTTTTATCAAATTTGAATTATCAGTATTGTTCTTTCAATTTGGATTCCTGGCAATAATCGCTATTCTCATTTTTTTCCTGGATCTCTATTACCGAGTAATCCCGGACATTATTACTTTTCCTATGATGGCGTGCGGGATTCTCTTTTCATTTTTTAACGGCTTAGGCTTTTGGTTTTCACTCAAGGGATTTGCTCTGGGTGCTGGTGTTTTTATACTCATTGCATTATTATTCAAGCTTATCACAAAGCGAGACGGGCTTGGAGGGGGAGATATCAAGCTTATTGCAATGATAGGACTTTTTCTAGGATTTCAATTAACATTTCTTACCATTTTTTTAAGTTCGATATTGGGTATTCTCATTTATGCTTTTTCTGTGAAAAGAAATAAAATATTGATTCCGTATGGCTCTTTCATCATCATGGCAATGTTTGTTAGTATCTTGATCGGCAATGATATTATTCGTTTGTATTTACAGATTTGGGGCTTGTAA
- a CDS encoding Gfo/Idh/MocA family oxidoreductase yields the protein MRAGIIGVGHLGQHHTRIYSELQDIESVGIFDTDIQRAKEIADKNGCKVYDSLDELLENADILSIASPTQSHYEYSSYCVENGKHILVEKPICSTLNDAKKLVELADKKGIKVQVGHIERFNPAIVALSSILLRPIFIEANRLAPFTPRGSDVPVVYDIMIHDIDIILSLVQSRVKEINAVGVPILTNDIDIANAKIEFENGALANITSSRISLKRERKIRFFQKDMYISLDYQDKKVRVVQKNPKVEEIMDEVMAGKRDPNIFELFRSEELPIIEKEPLKAEIESFIHAVKNNTRPIVNAQDGYEALRVAYKIMEDIENNRKKLDLE from the coding sequence ATGAGAGCAGGCATTATCGGAGTTGGTCATCTGGGACAGCATCACACAAGAATATATTCGGAACTGCAGGATATTGAATCTGTAGGGATCTTTGATACAGATATTCAAAGAGCAAAGGAAATCGCAGACAAAAACGGATGCAAGGTTTATGATAGCCTGGACGAACTGCTTGAAAATGCTGACATTTTGAGTATCGCTTCCCCTACACAATCTCACTATGAATATTCAAGCTATTGCGTTGAAAATGGTAAGCATATACTTGTAGAAAAGCCCATCTGCAGTACCCTTAATGATGCGAAGAAGCTGGTTGAGCTTGCTGATAAAAAAGGGATCAAAGTACAGGTCGGGCATATCGAGCGGTTCAATCCTGCTATTGTGGCTCTTTCATCGATCCTGCTTCGTCCTATTTTCATCGAAGCAAACCGGCTTGCACCCTTTACTCCTCGCGGTAGTGATGTTCCGGTTGTGTATGATATTATGATCCATGATATCGACATTATCCTCTCGCTTGTACAAAGCAGAGTGAAAGAAATCAATGCGGTTGGTGTACCGATCCTCACAAACGACATCGATATTGCGAATGCAAAAATAGAATTCGAAAATGGTGCACTGGCAAACATAACTTCAAGTAGAATTTCACTCAAACGTGAACGAAAGATCAGATTCTTCCAGAAAGATATGTATATCTCTTTGGATTACCAGGATAAAAAAGTGCGTGTTGTGCAAAAAAATCCAAAAGTAGAAGAAATCATGGATGAGGTCATGGCTGGGAAACGCGATCCCAATATCTTTGAATTATTCAGGTCTGAAGAACTCCCGATCATTGAAAAAGAACCATTGAAAGCTGAGATCGAGAGTTTTATTCATGCTGTAAAGAATAATACACGCCCCATTGTTAATGCTCAGGATGGTTACGAGGCATTGCGAGTTGCTTATAAGATCATGGAAGATATTGAAAATAATAGGAAAAAACTGGATTTGGAATAG
- the asnS gene encoding asparagine--tRNA ligase, whose product MAKRVFVKDLAKYIGREVTLQGWVRNYRKSSSKLRFIIFRDGTGEVQVVAWKPDLGEENFEKVKALTLESSIIITGIPKKHPNLDGQFEIQLTGLEIVHIAEDYPIGKKEHGVDFLLSNRHLWLRSSKQHALMKIRHTVYFAICEYLNNNGFYRFDSPILTPNACEGTTTLFEVPYFDQGKAYLSQSGQLYLEAGIMSLGRVYDFGPVFRAEKSKTRKHLTEFWMMDAEEAYVEHKENMQIQEQLIRFVIKSVLKNNLVDLQTLERDIDALKKADAPFKIITYNDMIEILQAKGVSINYGDDMGAPEEEALAEGSDVPIFIERWPKHIKAFYMKQDPNDPDISLGSDLIAPEGFGEIIGGSQREDDYDILKKRMEEDGISMQDYQWYLDLRKYGSVPHSGFGVGLERLIGWMSGVRHIREAIPFPRMLYRIYP is encoded by the coding sequence ATGGCAAAGAGAGTATTTGTTAAAGATCTTGCAAAATATATTGGGAGAGAAGTAACCCTCCAAGGCTGGGTACGTAACTACCGCAAATCAAGCAGCAAGCTGCGTTTTATTATTTTCAGGGATGGTACTGGTGAGGTGCAGGTAGTTGCCTGGAAACCTGATCTTGGTGAAGAAAATTTCGAGAAAGTAAAAGCTTTAACCCTTGAATCATCAATAATTATAACCGGTATCCCCAAAAAACATCCCAACCTCGATGGACAATTCGAGATACAACTAACCGGTCTCGAGATCGTTCACATCGCAGAAGATTACCCCATAGGAAAAAAAGAACATGGGGTTGATTTTCTCCTTTCAAACAGGCATCTCTGGCTTCGTTCCAGTAAACAGCATGCTCTCATGAAAATCAGGCACACCGTCTATTTTGCAATTTGCGAATATCTGAATAACAATGGATTTTATAGGTTTGACTCCCCTATTCTCACTCCAAATGCATGCGAAGGAACAACCACACTTTTCGAGGTCCCTTATTTTGACCAGGGTAAAGCCTATCTATCGCAATCCGGGCAGCTCTATCTTGAAGCCGGTATCATGAGTCTGGGAAGAGTGTATGATTTTGGTCCTGTTTTCCGTGCGGAAAAATCTAAAACCCGTAAACATCTGACAGAATTCTGGATGATGGATGCTGAAGAAGCCTATGTAGAGCACAAAGAGAACATGCAGATCCAGGAACAACTCATCCGGTTTGTTATTAAGTCTGTTTTGAAGAACAATCTTGTTGATTTACAGACATTGGAACGTGATATTGATGCTTTGAAAAAAGCGGATGCACCATTTAAGATAATTACCTATAATGACATGATAGAAATCCTCCAGGCAAAGGGTGTTAGTATAAATTACGGAGATGACATGGGAGCACCCGAAGAAGAAGCGCTTGCAGAAGGTTCGGACGTACCTATATTTATTGAGAGATGGCCCAAACATATTAAAGCATTTTACATGAAACAGGATCCTAATGACCCGGATATCTCTCTCGGTTCGGACCTTATCGCTCCGGAAGGATTCGGTGAGATCATTGGTGGATCACAAAGAGAAGATGATTACGACATCCTCAAAAAACGAATGGAAGAAGACGGCATATCTATGCAGGATTACCAGTGGTATCTTGACTTAAGAAAATATGGATCTGTACCACACAGCGGTTTCGGTGTCGGTCTTGAGCGTTTGATCGGATGGATGTCCGGCGTACGGCATATACGTGAAGCAATTCCCTTCCCGAGAATGCTTTACAGAATTTATCCATAG
- a CDS encoding T9SS type A sorting domain-containing protein, which translates to MKGEKMKKAMTVIALFVLLTSLAIAESQEVRVQQLQVQPVLSGTDSPMINPATKSRDMTQVYFEDFETGATDWTAWDATATPPVWHIDTYNAYGGSGMSWWMGDPDIEPNGGYLDHWYQVLDTPPITIPDHADNLLSFQQFRAIEALGTSGNFDGWDGFNVRIRLATEEYSEAEVLTNCTPAYNSTSMYSFGFEHGECPTGIPGIPGWGGSTSGWQATNITIPSNWNGETVIISFAFASDPAQCTTDDPTLIGVFVDNIALASFYNTGDDATGFDMFSNVPEGGQLWHIYDDASAPSPTHAAGCFDPGTGFYNPDMDDYYITPEFDLPANVDITWDMYVQTDLDDGVFPDCDYLYVEVRHDDGAGWSGWWSVSNPLGDPGGDNYVFTGSIADWSLFSAGWSGYSDISCLAGMTVQFRVGLHSNSDPVTTWGFHVDNFEVLATIDVLPPTNLIADYNEQTAFVDLDWDAPVGGGGDMQWDDGTFENAISFTTGSGIMGASFPVGGQCQILEFTVFSENLAGPTTIGVYEKEGASYSSTPSYTMGVTTQAGAAATYDVSAMHWDVQNSFILGFECSSTVDCALDESTVPSEHSYVNTGGAWATWADVAAANSLPDGEWGIRCSTTYATVDPPNSYNVYRGLESGNYDDTPVGNTADTLFTDETVEAGNTYYYVVTAVYDAGESQYSNEASAFVEIASAVEYAYDDGTSEMGYSAGSAASQLAVRITPDQYPVKLIRIKYYLTEVNQQLIVYAWDDDGPGGQPGTQLIDPIYMIPSANLVANDWNVVSLPDDARYNIVINDGDFYVGWFEASNSSLIGVDTNGPSYFRSWQYTSGTWFDYTMGIPQNMMIRAVVDTNVIVSNDDEPVVGTYLLQNYPNPVKGSTQIKYGIQNHHGPVEIDIYNILGQKVDSIEGESGVATWNPGELPSGIYFYKLDTAEFTQTRKMLLIK; encoded by the coding sequence TTGAAAGGAGAAAAGATGAAAAAAGCAATGACAGTTATTGCTCTTTTCGTACTCTTGACCTCACTTGCAATAGCAGAATCACAAGAGGTTAGAGTACAACAATTACAAGTGCAACCTGTTCTTTCAGGGACTGATTCACCAATGATCAATCCTGCCACAAAGAGCAGAGACATGACACAAGTTTACTTTGAAGATTTTGAGACAGGTGCTACTGATTGGACAGCGTGGGATGCAACTGCAACTCCACCCGTGTGGCATATTGATACCTATAATGCCTATGGTGGCTCAGGTATGTCATGGTGGATGGGTGATCCTGATATTGAACCTAATGGTGGTTATCTTGATCACTGGTACCAAGTTCTGGATACTCCCCCGATCACAATTCCCGATCATGCAGACAATCTTCTCAGTTTCCAACAGTTCCGTGCGATCGAAGCACTTGGTACAAGCGGCAACTTCGATGGCTGGGATGGATTTAATGTAAGGATCCGTCTTGCTACAGAAGAATATTCTGAAGCTGAAGTATTAACGAATTGTACACCTGCTTATAACAGTACAAGTATGTATAGTTTCGGTTTTGAGCACGGAGAATGCCCCACAGGTATACCTGGTATTCCTGGATGGGGTGGTTCAACCTCTGGTTGGCAGGCAACAAACATTACCATTCCAAGTAACTGGAATGGTGAAACAGTGATTATTAGCTTTGCTTTTGCTTCAGATCCAGCTCAATGTACAACAGATGATCCTACATTGATAGGTGTGTTTGTAGATAATATCGCACTTGCATCATTCTATAATACCGGTGATGACGCTACTGGTTTTGATATGTTCTCAAATGTCCCGGAAGGTGGACAGCTCTGGCATATTTATGATGATGCTTCTGCTCCCTCTCCAACACATGCAGCAGGTTGTTTCGATCCAGGAACCGGATTCTATAATCCTGATATGGATGATTACTATATTACTCCTGAATTTGATCTTCCAGCAAACGTAGATATTACCTGGGATATGTATGTTCAAACAGACCTCGATGATGGTGTTTTCCCTGATTGTGATTACCTTTATGTTGAAGTTCGTCACGATGATGGTGCTGGCTGGAGTGGCTGGTGGTCAGTGAGTAATCCTCTCGGTGATCCAGGTGGAGACAATTACGTTTTCACCGGCAGCATTGCAGATTGGTCACTCTTCTCAGCAGGATGGTCTGGTTATTCGGATATTTCATGTCTTGCTGGAATGACCGTACAATTCCGTGTCGGTCTTCACTCAAACTCAGATCCCGTAACCACGTGGGGTTTCCATGTTGATAATTTTGAAGTATTGGCAACAATCGATGTTCTGCCACCAACAAATCTAATAGCAGATTATAATGAACAAACAGCATTTGTTGACCTTGACTGGGATGCTCCAGTAGGTGGTGGTGGTGATATGCAATGGGATGATGGAACATTTGAAAATGCAATATCATTCACAACTGGTTCAGGTATCATGGGTGCTTCATTCCCTGTTGGCGGTCAATGTCAAATTCTTGAATTTACAGTATTCAGCGAGAACTTAGCCGGTCCAACAACAATTGGTGTATATGAAAAAGAAGGTGCATCCTATTCATCGACTCCATCATATACTATGGGTGTTACAACTCAAGCCGGTGCTGCAGCCACATACGATGTATCTGCTATGCATTGGGATGTTCAAAACAGCTTTATCCTCGGATTTGAATGCTCCAGCACAGTTGACTGCGCTTTAGATGAATCAACAGTTCCAAGTGAACACAGCTACGTAAATACCGGTGGAGCATGGGCTACATGGGCAGACGTGGCAGCAGCAAATAGTCTTCCTGATGGCGAATGGGGAATTCGATGCAGCACAACATATGCAACCGTTGATCCTCCCAATAGTTATAATGTATATCGTGGTCTGGAAAGCGGAAACTATGATGATACACCAGTAGGAAATACTGCTGACACCTTGTTTACAGATGAAACAGTTGAAGCTGGAAATACCTATTATTATGTTGTTACAGCAGTCTATGATGCAGGAGAAAGCCAGTATTCAAACGAAGCATCTGCATTTGTTGAGATCGCTTCAGCAGTAGAATATGCCTATGATGATGGTACATCCGAAATGGGTTATAGTGCAGGTTCAGCAGCAAGTCAGCTCGCTGTTCGCATCACTCCTGATCAATATCCTGTAAAACTTATTCGTATCAAATACTATCTTACAGAAGTCAATCAGCAGCTTATTGTATATGCTTGGGATGATGACGGTCCGGGTGGTCAGCCAGGTACACAACTCATCGATCCGATCTATATGATTCCTTCTGCAAACCTTGTTGCAAATGACTGGAACGTGGTTTCACTTCCGGATGATGCACGATATAATATCGTGATCAACGATGGTGACTTCTATGTTGGATGGTTTGAAGCATCGAACAGCAGCTTGATAGGTGTTGATACAAATGGTCCTTCATACTTCAGGAGTTGGCAGTATACATCAGGTACATGGTTTGACTATACAATGGGTATTCCTCAGAATATGATGATACGTGCAGTCGTCGATACCAACGTGATCGTTTCCAATGATGACGAACCGGTCGTCGGCACATACCTGCTTCAGAACTACCCCAATCCTGTTAAGGGTTCAACACAGATCAAATATGGAATTCAGAATCATCACGGACCAGTTGAGATCGATATCTACAATATCCTCGGACAGAAAGTAGATTCTATTGAGGGTGAAAGTGGTGTCGCAACCTGGAATCCTGGTGAACTTCCAAGCGGTATTTACTTCTATAAACTCGATACTGCAGAATTCACTCAAACAAGAAAAATGCTACTCATTAAATAG
- a CDS encoding HAMP domain-containing histidine kinase encodes MKNNNKNLTILRFYFLLGSIIIILSFVLYSNILLKQVRKELEVFPKIYARFAEVSTQENIESELLEIILTEVIQKINFPIIVTDVHNNPKYWKNLETEQSDQEINEDRVREIASKMEKNETFILLKEPRTGEIISKILYSSSQTMKQLKYLPFFEFLIVILFIGVGISGLSIMKKQEKETIWVALAKETAHQFGTPITSLLGWLEVLRSKASSCKEIQQMEDIVQHMKEDVHHLEMIASRFGKVGSDIQIKEANIEATIHEVLDYFRDRIPRSSKQVNLNYIDHAEQKVICFDPDLLKWALENLLKNAIDAMKEKSGNIFVITYDKGDKFYIQIKDEGCGIPKKSQKIIFDTGFTTKKRGWGLGLALTKRIIEEFHKGKISILKSEQNEGTTFEIMLPKKYK; translated from the coding sequence ATGAAGAATAACAATAAGAATCTAACCATTCTCAGGTTTTACTTTCTCCTCGGCAGCATCATTATTATTTTATCTTTTGTACTGTATTCAAATATTCTTCTCAAACAGGTTCGAAAAGAACTCGAAGTATTTCCAAAGATCTATGCGCGTTTTGCAGAAGTGTCCACCCAGGAAAATATTGAAAGTGAATTATTGGAGATCATCCTTACTGAAGTTATTCAGAAAATAAATTTCCCAATTATTGTAACCGACGTTCATAATAATCCTAAATACTGGAAAAATCTTGAAACAGAGCAATCTGACCAGGAGATCAATGAAGATCGAGTCCGTGAAATCGCCTCTAAAATGGAGAAAAATGAGACATTCATCCTGCTGAAAGAACCCCGAACTGGGGAAATTATTTCAAAAATACTATACAGTTCTTCTCAGACGATGAAGCAGCTTAAATATCTTCCTTTCTTCGAGTTCCTGATCGTCATCTTGTTTATCGGCGTTGGCATATCCGGTCTTTCGATCATGAAAAAACAGGAAAAAGAGACAATTTGGGTAGCCCTTGCAAAAGAAACCGCACATCAATTTGGCACTCCTATAACTTCACTTCTGGGATGGCTTGAAGTTCTAAGATCAAAAGCTTCTTCATGCAAAGAAATTCAGCAGATGGAAGATATTGTTCAGCACATGAAAGAGGATGTACACCACCTCGAAATGATAGCATCCAGGTTTGGAAAGGTCGGTTCGGATATACAGATCAAAGAAGCAAATATTGAAGCGACAATTCACGAGGTACTCGATTATTTCCGCGACCGTATCCCACGATCAAGCAAACAGGTTAATCTGAACTATATCGATCATGCAGAACAAAAAGTAATTTGTTTTGATCCCGATCTCCTGAAATGGGCTCTTGAGAACCTCCTGAAAAATGCAATAGATGCCATGAAGGAAAAATCGGGAAATATCTTTGTTATAACATATGACAAAGGTGATAAATTCTACATCCAAATAAAGGATGAAGGCTGCGGAATACCTAAGAAATCGCAGAAAATTATTTTTGACACTGGCTTCACTACTAAAAAAAGAGGTTGGGGTTTGGGTCTTGCCCTTACAAAGAGGATCATTGAAGAATTTCATAAAGGAAAGATTTCAATATTGAAGAGTGAACAAAATGAAGGAACAACCTTTGAGATAATGCTTCCTAAAAAATATAAATGA
- a CDS encoding NAD(P)H-hydrate dehydratase, whose protein sequence is MYILSPEEMRFFDKTAHEQFGIDPILLMENAGKKSAEIIEMEMLEESDSIAILCGTGNNGGDGMVIGRWLHNHGFDVCCYIIGDTKKFTSLAKKNHDILQKMHCEIQYISSKDDLDDVIDQFYDFTVIIDALFGVGLKGDVQGFRKNLIEIVNELDAAIIAIDIPSGLDAEKGTVANVAINSDITITMANMKYGHLLYPGRDLCGEMYIVDIGIPLNAYEENPPVAEILPDILQYFPIRERNTHKGNYGKIAIIAGSPGMTGAGMMASNAALEMGSGLITLLHPKSLGTIFEIGLLEVMTRGVSETKKHTFAREAVDEVLDFVEFCDAVVIGPGISRDEETAEFVREFLFRNTVPAVIDADAINAFEHDSDALQKLSGKPYIFTPHIKEFSRMIHVDAEQLQQDLLGYALEFAKKYKLTLLLKGSTSIIASKDGNITFNVTGNPGLATGGSGDVLSGIIGSLLGQHFSPYEAARVGAYIHGEVADILLDEYDEASITPSKLISNIHRIFIPPESEE, encoded by the coding sequence ATGTATATATTAAGCCCGGAAGAAATGAGATTTTTTGATAAAACAGCTCACGAGCAATTCGGTATTGACCCGATCCTGCTTATGGAAAACGCCGGCAAGAAAAGTGCCGAGATCATCGAGATGGAAATGTTGGAAGAATCGGATTCGATAGCGATCCTTTGTGGTACAGGGAACAATGGCGGAGATGGTATGGTCATTGGGAGATGGCTCCACAATCATGGTTTTGATGTTTGCTGTTATATCATTGGAGATACAAAAAAATTCACCTCACTTGCCAAGAAGAACCATGATATCCTTCAGAAAATGCATTGTGAAATTCAATATATATCGAGTAAAGATGATCTGGATGATGTTATTGACCAATTCTATGATTTCACGGTGATCATCGATGCTCTTTTTGGAGTTGGACTCAAAGGTGACGTTCAAGGATTTCGAAAAAACCTTATCGAGATTGTAAACGAACTTGATGCTGCTATCATTGCAATTGATATACCATCAGGTTTGGATGCAGAAAAAGGAACGGTTGCCAATGTTGCAATCAATTCGGATATCACTATCACAATGGCAAATATGAAGTACGGGCATCTTCTCTATCCGGGACGCGACCTTTGCGGTGAGATGTATATTGTTGATATAGGTATTCCTCTCAATGCATACGAAGAAAATCCACCGGTTGCAGAAATCCTTCCCGATATCCTCCAATATTTCCCCATACGCGAACGGAATACACATAAAGGAAATTATGGCAAAATAGCAATCATCGCCGGCTCACCTGGTATGACCGGAGCTGGTATGATGGCTTCAAATGCTGCATTGGAAATGGGTTCTGGTCTGATCACTCTTCTTCATCCTAAGAGCCTGGGTACTATATTTGAAATAGGACTTCTAGAAGTGATGACACGAGGAGTGTCTGAAACAAAGAAGCATACATTTGCTCGGGAAGCAGTTGACGAAGTACTTGATTTTGTTGAATTTTGTGATGCCGTTGTAATTGGACCGGGTATTTCAAGAGATGAAGAGACTGCTGAGTTCGTGCGAGAGTTTTTATTCCGCAATACAGTACCAGCTGTTATCGACGCAGATGCCATCAATGCCTTTGAACATGATAGTGATGCACTGCAAAAACTTTCTGGAAAACCATATATTTTTACTCCTCATATAAAGGAATTCTCCCGCATGATACATGTCGATGCAGAACAACTTCAGCAGGATTTACTGGGATATGCTCTGGAATTCGCAAAAAAATACAAACTCACATTACTTCTTAAAGGAAGTACTTCAATCATAGCCTCAAAAGATGGTAACATAACATTCAATGTCACGGGTAATCCAGGGCTAGCCACAGGCGGTAGCGGTGATGTTCTGAGTGGTATTATCGGTTCTCTGCTTGGACAGCATTTCTCACCATATGAAGCGGCACGGGTCGGTGCTTATATTCATGGAGAAGTTGCGGACATATTGCTTGATGAATATGATGAAGCTTCGATAACTCCTTCCAAATTGATCTCAAACATTCACAGAATATTTATCCCGCCTGAATCTGAAGAATAG